The Sediminispirochaeta smaragdinae DSM 11293 genome has a segment encoding these proteins:
- a CDS encoding methyl-accepting chemotaxis protein: MKIKTRLLILNALFIAGIIGTTFIVEYDQAQQADIRQTVETGINIKAELFRSNSMTKELLLTSNMKTGYKVFQDQYKQFEQLLDQFFRSDQFQKLVLSNAAGKRQAEAMTNIADYAKRKVGEVEEKLDALMTRYPAYFPGLYAAYQFYGDVDLNVASNEVTNLTIYLGDSFERTLTQLIDYLNQQAAAVQLRIRIISRSSIGLLLVVVLILSLGMIRKLRNQLEGLHKSMQILATGDFSRRLVVKGNDELAGLAKAMNLFIDEFSSVIDEVKDIAVESADLKSEVSSATNESAASVHQMSANISSMSQQIKDLVDNLSTSDNATRVITDGIRALAEKIEDQSSAVTQSSSSIEEMTASIENVTKIANQRQESSELLAEITTRGGEQVDETNKLVEESVADVKEILEVIEIINNVASQTNLLSMNAAIEAAHAGEAGRGFAVVAEEIRKLAESTNENSKRIRKTITTIADRINQVLEASNESRDSYQRIEKETRENSKAMAEIASTMKELSLGSNEIMNAMTSLSSTTQDIQENSEQISQNTVKVSTALSSITMIGDQVRDGIQEIESGAKDISTAMTHVNDLNEKSSNSIDQLHHQVERFKTACENEDDASELLEGEVERVCVYDDNEIEKPDSE, encoded by the coding sequence ATGAAAATAAAAACCCGTTTACTTATTTTGAATGCGCTCTTCATTGCAGGTATAATCGGAACAACTTTTATTGTGGAATACGACCAGGCGCAGCAAGCCGACATCCGCCAAACGGTTGAAACGGGTATCAACATCAAAGCGGAACTCTTCAGAAGCAATTCCATGACAAAGGAACTACTTCTGACCTCGAACATGAAAACCGGCTATAAGGTCTTTCAGGATCAATACAAGCAGTTCGAACAACTTCTTGATCAATTTTTTCGGTCGGATCAGTTTCAGAAACTGGTCCTTTCCAATGCCGCAGGAAAGCGGCAGGCCGAGGCCATGACAAATATCGCCGACTATGCCAAAAGAAAGGTGGGAGAGGTTGAAGAAAAGCTTGACGCTCTGATGACTCGGTATCCCGCCTATTTCCCCGGTTTGTATGCCGCATACCAGTTCTACGGAGATGTCGATCTTAATGTAGCGAGTAATGAGGTAACGAACCTTACCATATATCTCGGAGATTCCTTTGAACGGACCCTTACACAGCTTATCGACTATCTCAATCAGCAAGCGGCGGCGGTACAATTGCGCATACGTATTATAAGCAGAAGTAGTATAGGACTTTTACTAGTCGTGGTTCTTATCCTCTCTTTGGGAATGATCCGGAAACTAAGGAATCAGCTGGAGGGGCTGCATAAATCGATGCAAATCCTCGCTACCGGAGATTTCTCGCGCCGTCTTGTCGTAAAGGGAAACGATGAACTTGCGGGTCTGGCAAAGGCGATGAATCTTTTTATTGATGAGTTTTCCTCGGTCATTGATGAGGTAAAAGATATTGCCGTAGAAAGCGCGGATCTGAAAAGTGAGGTCTCCAGTGCAACCAATGAGTCGGCAGCATCGGTACATCAGATGTCGGCAAATATTTCTTCGATGAGCCAGCAAATCAAGGACCTTGTTGACAACCTCTCCACATCGGACAATGCAACAAGAGTCATCACCGACGGAATACGGGCTTTGGCCGAAAAGATAGAGGATCAGTCGTCGGCAGTAACGCAATCCTCCAGCAGCATTGAAGAAATGACCGCCAGTATCGAAAACGTGACGAAGATAGCCAATCAGCGACAGGAATCCTCCGAGTTGCTGGCCGAAATCACCACTCGTGGAGGAGAACAGGTAGACGAAACCAATAAGCTGGTCGAGGAAAGTGTCGCCGACGTAAAAGAAATCCTCGAAGTCATTGAAATCATCAACAATGTAGCCAGCCAGACCAACCTCCTCTCCATGAATGCAGCCATTGAGGCGGCCCATGCCGGAGAAGCTGGCCGGGGCTTCGCCGTGGTCGCCGAAGAGATTCGTAAGCTTGCCGAATCTACAAACGAAAATTCAAAACGAATAAGAAAAACCATCACCACTATTGCAGACAGAATTAATCAGGTGCTTGAAGCCAGCAACGAAAGTCGCGATTCCTACCAGAGGATTGAAAAGGAAACGCGAGAGAATAGCAAGGCAATGGCGGAAATCGCTTCCACCATGAAAGAACTATCACTCGGCAGCAATGAGATTATGAATGCTATGACCAGCCTCTCCTCCACGACACAGGATATTCAAGAAAATTCCGAACAGATAAGTCAGAATACCGTCAAAGTCAGTACTGCACTGTCAAGCATAACCATGATCGGAGATCAGGTTCGTGATGGTATTCAGGAAATCGAGTCAGGAGCCAAAGATATAAGCACTGCAATGACTCATGTGAACGACTTGAATGAAAAAAGTAGCAACTCAATCGATCAGTTACATCACCAGGTCGAACGCTTTAAAACTGCTTGTGAAAATGAAGACGACGCAAGTGAACTCCTCGAGGGAGAGGTTGAACGGGTCTGCGTGTACGATGATAATGAAATTGAAAAGCCGGATTCCGAATAA
- a CDS encoding peptidylprolyl isomerase — MTITRKPLFLSLFLIVVFLFPSFMWAGGKKESSEPAPEATESVETTPKERTPIEVASPSDNAAIVNGVAIPLDRYQQQLSVIQQQYLMQGISVPEEQMAELKGQVLESLIDQELLAQEAKGQGYEADQTKVDQQLQQIKGQFPSEEQYYQALAQQGISEQDFLAELKKSLVVQQFVSDRFASQVAVTEEDSKTYYDDNPSYFVQPERVRASHILFSVAEDASDQDVAAAKTKAESALERYKNGEEFSDLARELSEGPSASQGGDLGFFGRNQMVKPFEDAAFSMKVGEVSDPVRTKFGFHLIRLTARNEKGTLPFDQVKPQISDHLYKLRLGELVKAFLDEQKEKSEINRLLDLPQN; from the coding sequence ATGACGATTACACGAAAACCGCTTTTTCTTTCCTTGTTTCTCATAGTGGTATTCCTATTTCCCTCTTTCATGTGGGCGGGGGGAAAGAAAGAATCAAGCGAGCCTGCGCCTGAAGCAACCGAAAGCGTGGAGACCACTCCGAAAGAACGTACACCCATTGAGGTAGCCTCCCCATCGGATAATGCGGCTATTGTCAACGGAGTTGCCATTCCTCTCGACAGGTACCAGCAACAGCTTAGTGTGATTCAGCAGCAGTATCTTATGCAGGGCATCTCGGTGCCTGAAGAGCAGATGGCCGAATTAAAGGGGCAGGTTCTCGAAAGTCTGATTGATCAGGAACTTCTTGCACAGGAAGCGAAGGGGCAGGGGTATGAAGCGGATCAGACGAAGGTCGATCAACAGCTGCAGCAGATTAAAGGACAGTTTCCTTCGGAGGAACAGTATTATCAGGCTTTGGCACAGCAGGGAATTTCCGAGCAGGATTTCCTTGCAGAGTTGAAAAAATCATTGGTTGTTCAGCAGTTCGTTTCCGATCGATTTGCAAGCCAGGTCGCCGTAACGGAAGAAGATAGTAAGACATATTATGATGATAATCCTTCCTACTTTGTTCAGCCGGAGCGTGTTCGAGCCAGCCATATTCTGTTTTCTGTTGCGGAAGATGCTTCGGATCAGGATGTCGCGGCCGCAAAGACCAAAGCGGAGTCAGCCCTGGAGCGTTACAAAAATGGTGAAGAGTTTAGCGACCTTGCCAGAGAGCTATCGGAGGGACCAAGCGCTTCACAAGGGGGCGATCTCGGCTTTTTCGGAAGAAATCAGATGGTGAAGCCCTTTGAAGATGCCGCCTTTTCTATGAAGGTTGGAGAAGTTAGTGATCCTGTACGAACGAAATTCGGCTTTCATCTTATAAGGCTTACGGCAAGAAACGAGAAAGGAACGCTTCCTTTTGACCAGGTTAAACCTCAGATATCCGATCACCTTTATAAGCTTCGCCTTGGTGAATTGGTGAAGGCCTTCCTTGACGAGCAGAAAGAAAAATCGGAAATCAATAGACTCCTTGATCTTCCCCAGAACTGA
- the trxA gene encoding thioredoxin: protein MAEHLTKTDFLEKIFDYENKKEWEYQGELPAVIDFYADWCGPCKMVAPIIEELSQEYEGKVNFFKIDTEAEQELSMAFGIQSIPSLLFIPKEGKPQMAAGALPKDTFKEVIDKELLG, encoded by the coding sequence ATGGCGGAACACCTAACGAAAACCGATTTTCTTGAAAAGATTTTTGATTATGAAAACAAAAAAGAGTGGGAATATCAAGGCGAACTTCCGGCCGTTATCGACTTTTATGCGGACTGGTGTGGCCCCTGCAAGATGGTCGCGCCCATTATTGAGGAGCTTTCTCAGGAGTACGAGGGAAAGGTCAATTTTTTTAAGATCGATACCGAGGCGGAGCAGGAACTTTCCATGGCTTTCGGGATCCAGAGCATTCCTTCCCTGCTTTTTATTCCTAAAGAGGGCAAGCCGCAGATGGCTGCGGGCGCATTACCAAAGGATACCTTCAAAGAGGTTATCGATAAGGAACTGCTTGGCTGA